From Rhinopithecus roxellana isolate Shanxi Qingling chromosome 17, ASM756505v1, whole genome shotgun sequence, one genomic window encodes:
- the LOC104664525 gene encoding interleukin-1 family member 10 isoform X2, producing MPAGMPLSQTSTSSSVTRAICPPELPGQTSLGEGEDRTPLTAGMCSLPMARYYIIKYADQKALYTRDGQLLVGDPVADSCCAEKICILPNRGLDRTKVPIFLGIQGGSRCLACVETGEGPSLQLEDVNIEELYKGGEEATRFTFFQSSSGSAFRLEAAACPGWFLCGPAEPQQPVQLTKESEPSARTEFYFEQSR from the exons ATGCCGGCTGGAATGCCCCTATCACAGACTTCTACTTCCAGCAGTGTGACTAGGGCAATATGCCCCCCAGAACTCCCTGGGCAGACCAGCTTGGGTGAGGG CGAGGACCGGACACCACTGACTGCAGGAATGTGTTCTCTCCCCATGGCAAGATACTACAT AATTAAATATGCAGACCAGAAGGCTCTATACACGAGAGATGGCCAACTCCTAGTGGGAGATCCTGTTGCAGACAGCTGCTGTGCAG AGAAGATCTGCATACTCCCTAACAGAGGCCTGGACCGCACCAAGGTCCCCATCTTCCTGGGGATCCAGGGAGGGAGCCGCTGCCTGGCATGTGTGGAGACAGGAGAGGGGCCTTCCCTACAGCTGGAG GATGTGAACATTGAGGAACTGTACAAAGGTGGTGAAGAGGCCACACGCTTCACCTTCTTCCAGAGCAGCTCAGGCTCCGCCTTCAGGCTCGAGGCTGCTGCCTGTCCTGGCTGGTTCCTGTGTGGCCCGGCAGAGCCCCAGCAGCCAGTACAGCTCACGAAGGAGAGTGAGCCCTCGGCCCGTACTGAGTTCTACTTTGAACAGAGCCGGTAG
- the LOC104664525 gene encoding interleukin-1 family member 10 isoform X3 gives MCSLPMARYYIIKYADQKALYTRDGQLLVGDPVADSCCAEKICILPNRGLDRTKVPIFLGIQGGSRCLACVETGEGPSLQLEDVNIEELYKGGEEATRFTFFQSSSGSAFRLEAAACPGWFLCGPAEPQQPVQLTKESEPSARTEFYFEQSR, from the exons ATGTGTTCTCTCCCCATGGCAAGATACTACAT AATTAAATATGCAGACCAGAAGGCTCTATACACGAGAGATGGCCAACTCCTAGTGGGAGATCCTGTTGCAGACAGCTGCTGTGCAG AGAAGATCTGCATACTCCCTAACAGAGGCCTGGACCGCACCAAGGTCCCCATCTTCCTGGGGATCCAGGGAGGGAGCCGCTGCCTGGCATGTGTGGAGACAGGAGAGGGGCCTTCCCTACAGCTGGAG GATGTGAACATTGAGGAACTGTACAAAGGTGGTGAAGAGGCCACACGCTTCACCTTCTTCCAGAGCAGCTCAGGCTCCGCCTTCAGGCTCGAGGCTGCTGCCTGTCCTGGCTGGTTCCTGTGTGGCCCGGCAGAGCCCCAGCAGCCAGTACAGCTCACGAAGGAGAGTGAGCCCTCGGCCCGTACTGAGTTCTACTTTGAACAGAGCCGGTAG
- the LOC104664525 gene encoding interleukin-1 family member 10 isoform X1, which produces MPAGMPLSQTSTSSSVTRAICPPELPGQTSLGEGTSASTHVPGSHPWWLDLLPDSLSQEEAELPGACWVGGSLGGFWQANYSEDRTPLTAGMCSLPMARYYIIKYADQKALYTRDGQLLVGDPVADSCCAEKICILPNRGLDRTKVPIFLGIQGGSRCLACVETGEGPSLQLEDVNIEELYKGGEEATRFTFFQSSSGSAFRLEAAACPGWFLCGPAEPQQPVQLTKESEPSARTEFYFEQSR; this is translated from the exons ATGCCGGCTGGAATGCCCCTATCACAGACTTCTACTTCCAGCAGTGTGACTAGGGCAATATGCCCCCCAGAACTCCCTGGGCAGACCAGCTTGGGTGAGGG AACCAGCGCAAGCACACACGTTCCAGGCTCACACCCCTGGTGGCTGGACTTGCTCCCGGATAGCCTCAGTCAGGAAGAAGCAGAGCTGCCTGGAGCCTGCTGGGTTGGTGGAAGCCTTGGTGGATTCTGGCAGGCCAATTATAG CGAGGACCGGACACCACTGACTGCAGGAATGTGTTCTCTCCCCATGGCAAGATACTACAT AATTAAATATGCAGACCAGAAGGCTCTATACACGAGAGATGGCCAACTCCTAGTGGGAGATCCTGTTGCAGACAGCTGCTGTGCAG AGAAGATCTGCATACTCCCTAACAGAGGCCTGGACCGCACCAAGGTCCCCATCTTCCTGGGGATCCAGGGAGGGAGCCGCTGCCTGGCATGTGTGGAGACAGGAGAGGGGCCTTCCCTACAGCTGGAG GATGTGAACATTGAGGAACTGTACAAAGGTGGTGAAGAGGCCACACGCTTCACCTTCTTCCAGAGCAGCTCAGGCTCCGCCTTCAGGCTCGAGGCTGCTGCCTGTCCTGGCTGGTTCCTGTGTGGCCCGGCAGAGCCCCAGCAGCCAGTACAGCTCACGAAGGAGAGTGAGCCCTCGGCCCGTACTGAGTTCTACTTTGAACAGAGCCGGTAG